CTCATGAACAAAGGCATCCCCCTGCGCGAAGCGCTCGACTGGAACCCCGGCGGCTGCGTCGAGACCAACCTGGCCGGCAAACTGCGCGCCTACTCCGCCCTGGCCGACATCAACCTCGGCAGCGTAATGGAATTCGTCCTCCTCAACGGCAAATGCCGCAAAACGGGAAAACTCGCGGGAGCGCAGACCGGCGATCCCCTGACATTCGCGTCCTTCGACGACCTCCTGAACGCCGTCAAACAACAGCTCCGTTACGTCATAAAAGTCGTCGTCAAAGCCAGCCACATCATCGACGACATCTGCCTAGAACGCCCGGTGCCAGCCCTCTCCCTCAGCTTTGAAGAATGCGTCGAAAACGCCAAAGACTACGCCTGGGGAGGCGCCAAATACAACACCGGCAACGGCATAATCTGCATCGGCGTCTCCGACCTCATAAACAGCGTCGCCGCCGTCAAACACCTCGTATATGACACAAAAAGCGTCACCATGAAACAGCTCCTCGACGCCCTCGCCGGTGACTTCCAGGACGCGCCGGAAATACACAAAGCCTGCAAAGAGGCCCCCAAATACGGCAACGACGATCCCCGCGCAGACGGCCTCGCGGCGGAACTCTTCGCCTACATCGCCGACGAGATCGAAAGCTACCGCAGCAAATTCGGAGTCATGACCCCCGGCATCCTGCCCGTCTCCGGCAACACCCCCTTCGGCGTCGAAGTGGGAGCCCTGCCATCGGGCCGCCGCGCGGGAAAACCTCTGGCCGACGGCGTCAGCCCCAACGGCGGCACAGACACCAACGGTCCGACCGCGGTACTCAAATCCGTCGCCAACATCCCGCACGACCGCTTCGTCCAGGGTACACTCCTCAACATGAAACTCGACCCGCAGATGATAAACAGCGAAAACGGCATCAACCAGATCATGGCGCTCCTCAAAAGCCTCTGCACCCTCGGAGTCTACCACGTACAATTCAACGTCGTAGACCAGAAAAAACTTATAGAGGCCCAGGCGCACCCGGAAGACTACCGCAGCCTGCTCGTGCGGGTCGCGGGCTACACCGCCTTCTTCGTCGAACTCGGCAAAGAAGTGCAGGACGACATCATCGCGCGCACCGTACAGACAGAAAACGGCGTCTCCTGCGGCTAAAACAATGGAAAAAGGAAACGTGGCCGGAACCGTCCTGCGCATAGAAAAAAGCTCCATCCACGACGGAGACGGACTGAGGACCGTACTCTTCCTCAAAGGCTGCCCCCTGCGCTGCCTCTGGTGCTCCACGCCGGAATCGCAGCGCGGGGCCCCCGAACGGGGCCTCGCGCGCGAAAAATGCACCCTTTGCGGGCGCTGCGTACAAGCGTGCCCGCACGGAGCGCTGAGCAAAAAAGACAATAAAATAACCCATGCCAGAGACAAATGCGCCGGCTGCCTCAAATGCGCCGCCATCTGTCCCGAATCGGCCATAACCCCCTACGGAAAAACCATGACGGCGGCGGAGGCGGTCAAAGAAATCGCCAAAGATGAAATATTCTACTTTCACTCCGGAGGGGGCCTCACCGTCAGCGGGGGAGAGCCGCTCGAACAAAGCGGCTTCGTCCTGGAGATACTTCGCGGCTGCCGCGAACGCGGCATAGACTGCGCCCTTGAAACAAGCTTCTTCGCGGCGTGGGAAAAAATAGAGCCGCTGCTGCCTTACATCAGCCTGCTCCATGTGGACATAAAACACCCCGACGCGGAAAAACACAAAAAACTGATCGGAGTCGACAACCGGCTGATACTGGAAAACATCGGACGCGCCGACGCCTTCCCGCACAACTTCGGCATCGTCGTGCGCACGCCGCTCGTCCCCGGCATAAACGACGCGGACGAAGACATAGCCAAACTCGCGGGAATAGTGAAAAGGCTCAAAAAGCTGCGATTCATGGAATTCCTCGCCTATCACCGCTTGGGAACGGAGACTTACAAAAGACTGGAGATACCTTATCCGCTTGCGGAGATAAACACGCCCGACGATTCTTATATGCGGCGCAAGGCCGCGATATTCAAAACCGCCGCGGGCGTTGAGGTGAGGATAAATGGCAGGATATTCGAATAAAGCAGATGCCCGCCTCGGTGTGAAGGCGGGCATCTTTTGACATACATGTAATCGTACTGAATCCTATTTATCCATGCGCAGCCTTTCGACGAAGCGCGCGATGCGTGCCATCGCCTCTTTCAGCTCTTCGATGGAATAGGCGTAGGATATCCTTACGTGCCTGTCGCCGCAGGCTCCGAAGGCCGAGCCGGGAACGACGGCGACATTTTCCGCTTCCAGCAGCTTTGTGCAGAACTCTTCCGAGCCCATGCCGAACTCGGAGATGTCGGGAAAGACGTAAAAGGCCCCGTAGGGTTCGAAGCAGGGGAGTCCCATCTCGCGGAAGGCCTCCATGAGGAAGCGGCGGCGCTGATTGTATGATTCCGCCATCGTGCAGATGTCCCTGTCTCCGTTTTTGAGCGCCGATATCGCGGCGTACTGGCTCATCGTCGGCGCGGACATGATGCCGAACTGGTGTATTTTCAGCATATATTCCATGATATGCGCCGGGCCGCAGGCAAAGCCCAAACGCCAGCCCGTCATCGCGTATGACTTGGAGAAGCCGTTGATCACGATCGTGCGTTCGAGCATTCCCGGCAGCGAGGCGATGCTGACGTGCCGGTCTTTGTATGAGAGTTCGCTGTATATCTCGTCGGAGATGACGAGCAGGTCGTGCTTGACGATGATCGGCACGAGCTTTTCAAGATCTTCCCGCTCCATGATCGCTCCCGTGGGATTGTTCGGGTAGGAGATGAGCAGAGCCTTGGTCTTCGGCGTGATTGCCGCTTCGAGCTGTTCCGGCTGGAGGCGGAACTCCGTTGCGGCCGAGAGTTCGATCGAAACAGGCACTCCGTCGGAGAGCAGGATGCAGGGTTCGTAGGAGACGAAGCAGGGTTCCGGATAAATGACCTCGTCGCCGGGGTTCAGTATCGCGCGCAGCGCGATGTCGATCGCTTCGCTGCCGCCGACTGTGAGGATCATCTCGTGTTTTGGGTCGTATGTCAGGTCGTACTTGCGCTTCATGAAGCGGCCTATCTCTTCGCGCAGCTCGATGAGTCCGGCGTTCGAGGTATAGAAGGTCCGCCCCTTGTGCAGCGAATAGATGCCCTCTTCGCGGATATGCCAGGGCGTGTCGAAGTCAGGTTCGCCGACGCCGAGCGAGATGACGTCCGGTATCTCGTTGGCGATGTCGAACAGGCGGCGGATGCCGGAGGGCTTGATTTTCTTTATTTTGTCGCAGATGAAATCTCTCACGGCGTGACCACCATCCTCATATCTTTTTTCGGAGCCGCGAGCAGTATCCCGTGGTCCTTGTAGCGTACGAGCACGATGTGCGTCGCCGTGCTCTGCACCTCTTCGATCACCGCCAGGCGTGACGATACGAAGTTGGCGATCTCCTTCATCGTCGCCTTTTTGAGGATCACCGAGAAGTCATAGCCGCCCGACATGAGGTAGAGGGACTCGACCTCCGGGTACTGATATATTTTCTCGGCGATGCGGTCAAAGCCCTCGCCGCGCTGCGGTGTAACTTTAAGTTCGATCAGGGCGGAGATCTTATCGTCGTCGGTCTTGTCCCAGTCGACGAGCGCGTGATAGCCGCAGATGGTGCGCTCCCTCTCCATTATTTCGATCTCGTTCTTTACCTCTATCACATCCATGCCGAGCATGACGGCGATATCCTTCGCCGTGTATCTGGCGTTCTGCTCAAGAAGCCGAAGTATCTCTTCCCTATGCCTGCTGTCCATCCCAAAATCCTCCGAAAATAAAATTTAACAAAAGCAACAGCGAGGTATCGCCATGAAAGGCCGAAGTCCGGGCTGCGCCTGCGTGCGATATGGATGGCGGCTTTGTTTTTGCCTCTCCAAACTACGCAATATAAGAGATAATTTTGAGTCTTTTGGCCGTAAGAGTCAAGCGCGGATTTAAAAAACCGCGCCGCCGTCAATTATCAAGAACGGCTGGCGTTCCGCCCGTGCCGTTGAGCAGCGTCGCGCTGTTTAACAACACCTCGAGGGCGATCGGCATCGCCTCTTCGTCGAAGTCGAAGCGGTTGTTGTGGTGTCCCGCGGCGGTCGACGCGCCGATCCCCACGTAGGCGGCGAGGCCGCCGTGTTCCTGGACGCGCCGCATGAGCCAGCAGGCGTCGTCGCTTCCGGCCATCGATCTGTATTCCTCCCGCAGAGTTACGCCCTCGGCTCCTTCCGCGGCACTCATTATCAGCGCGGCGAGCTTCCGGTCGCTCTCGGCCGTTATCGTCTCACCCTGTTTGGAGATGGAGACGTCGACGTCGTACATCTGGGCGGCGCCGTAGATCACCTCTTTAGCCTTCGCGTAGACATAGGCCGCCAGCTCCGCGCTCTCTCCGCGCGTCTCTATCTTCATGTGGGCGTTGGGCGGAACGACGTTGCGTCCCTCGCCGGCGTTGAGGACGCCGACATTGACGCGCGTGGCGCCGCCGGAATGGGGCGATATGGCGTGCATGTTGACCGCCGCGGCCGCGGCCGCGAGCAGCGCGTTTTTCCCGCGCTCCGGTTCTCCCCCCGCGTGGGCGCCGACGCCGCGGAAGTCTGCGTCGAACTTGGTGGAGCAGAGGAAGCCTCCCGTGCCGCCGGAGACGCTGCCGGTGGGCTTTCCAAGGCCGAGGTGCATGGCGATAAAGTAATCCGCGTCGTCGGCGACGCCCGCCATGGCCATCGCGTAACCGCCCCGCACCCCTTCCTCCGCCGGCTGGAAGAGGAGCCGTATCTTTCCGCGCAGGCCGTCTTTTTTCCGCATAAGCATCTCCGCGAGGGCAAGCCCAACCGCGGCGTGTCCGTCGTGCCCGCAGGCGTGCATCCAGCCGGGGTTCACGGATGAGAAGCCCTCACGCTCGGGAAGGTGCTCCGCGTCGTGCGCCTCTTCAGTCTCGACGCAGTCTATGTCGAACCGGAAGACTGTGACGGGGCCCTTTCTGCCGGTGTCGAGCGTGGCCGCGAGTCCGGTGTAAGCTCCGATTTTGGCCAATGTCTTCTTGTCCGCACCCTGCGAAATGGCGCGCGTCCGCTCCTTTTGGGGAACGACGTTATAACCCATGACCTCGTCAGGATCGATAAAATCTTTAGCGAAGCGCACCTTCCATCCGATCTTTTCAAGGATCTCCGCCGCTATCGCGGTCGTTCTGAATTCCGCCCAGCCGCTTTCGGGATATTTGTGGAAGTCGCGGCGGCGCGCCCTCATTTCGTCTTTTATATTCTGCGGTATTGCCATTGTGTCTCTACCGTGCGAGCTCCTTTTCCCATTCTTCCGCTTTGAAGCCGATCAGCACTTTATCCTCCGTGACGGCGATCGGACGTTTGACGAGCATGCCGTCCGCCGCCAGCAGCGTTATCTGTTCGTCTTCGGACAATTCCGGCAGCCTCTTGCTGAGGCCGAGCTCTTTATAGGAGCTGCCGCTGGTATTGAAGAATTTTTTCAGCGCCTGCGCCGAAAGCTTCCGCCAGCTATTTATCTCCCCGGCGGAAGGGTTTTCGGTCTTGATGTTGCGTTCCGTGTATTCGACGCCGTGCTCCTCGAGCCAGTTTTTGGCTTTCCGGCAGGTCGTGCACTGCGGATAACAGAGTAATAGCATGAGATCATCTCCAATTGTTCATAATATTTAAATTATAATATAACCCGGCTGTTTTTTTGATCGAGACGCAGCGTTTCGTAGGCGATTTTGCCGATATGTGCTGCCCGCGGATGGCAAAAAGAGGCTCCCATAGGGGAGCCCCTGGAAGTTTTTAAAGAAGGATGCCGTCTATTTGAGAGACTCGAGCTTTGCCGCCGCCCTGTCGAGGCAGGCGTCCGAGAAATATTCGATGTTTCCCGCGTCGCACAGCGCCGCGATCTCAGGGGCGAGCGGTATCTCGCCCAGAAAATCTATCCCGTATTTTGCCGCCGTCTCGGCGGTCCTGCCCTCTCCGAATATCTTTATCTTTTTGCCGCAGTCGGGGCATTCGATGTAGCTCATGTTCTCAATGATGCCGAGGATGGGGATATCCATCTCTTTCGCCATGCGCAGCGCTTTTTCCACGATCATCGAGACCAGTTCCTGCGGTGATGAGACGATGATTATCCCGTCCACGGGCAATGACTGGAATACTGTAAGCGGCACGTCGCCCGTTCCCGGAGGCATGTCCACAAAGAGAAAATCTTCGTAACTCCAGATGACGTCGCTCCAGAACTGCTTGACGACGCCGGCGATGGCCGGGCCGCGCCAGATGACCGGCGTAGCCTTATCCTCAACGAGAAGGTTGACCGACATCATGTCGATGCCGCCCTTTGACTGCTGCGGCAGTAGCCCCGATTCGTTGGCGGAGGCAAGCGTTTCCACGCCAAACATCTTAGGTATCGAGGGCCCCGTTATGTCCGCGTCGAGTATGCCGCACTGATTGCCCCTCTTCTGCATCGCGGAAGCCAGAAGCGAAGTGACGAGCGATTTCCCGACTCCGCCTTTGCCGCTGACGATGCCGATCACCCTTCTGACATTGCTCAGCGGGTTTGCCGGCACGCTGAAATCCGGTTTCTCCGCCTCCGCACACTTCTGCTCGCAGCTGCCGCAGTCGTGTGAACAGCTTTCCTGAGTCATATTGCGCATCTCCTTTAGCGATTTTTGGAAGAGCCGCCACCGTCCCGCATCTTCCAGCGAGGGAGGCCGCCTCTTTTTTCTACTGAATATTAGTGATAAACGGGAAAAATGTCAAATATAGTCAGAAAACGGAGAAGGCAGCCGCGCCTATTTACCGGGCCGCTCTAAAAGGGGCTCCTTTGAACGACAAAAAAGCGCGGCTTTGCGCCGCGCTTTCATGGTAATGATTATCTTTGCCGGGGTACGGTTACTCTTTGACGCCTACCATTACGTCCGATGCCTTCACAATGGCGGACACGGCCTTGCCGGGCGCGAGCGCGAGCTTCTTCGCGCTGGCCATGGTGATGATCGAGGTGACCTCTTCGCCGCCCTCGAGCGTAACTTCGACTTCACAGTTGACGGCTCCTTCGATCACGGCTTTAACTACGCCCTTGAGCTGGTTGCGGGCCGAGAGTCTGAGTCCGCCGCCGCATTCGCCGATCATGACGTTTGAAGCCTTAATGACCGCGTAGGCCTCGCCGCCCTCTTTGAGGCCGAGGTTCTCGCAGCTGGTGCTTGTTATGATCGAAGTCAGCATCGTGCCCTTTTCGAGGCGAAGCGAAACTTCGTTATTGACCGCGCCCTGCTTGACGGATGCCACGGTCGCCTTTAATTGATTGCGTGCACTTAAGAACATTTGTTGTTCCTCCTTGTCGTTATATCGAATCATATCGATATTATTATATCGGAAAACTGCTTTTGTGCAACATTTTGTTTTAGAAAATTATTTTATCCGGGTGGCTCTCGTCGAGTTGAGGATCGCGAGCAGCGCGACGCCGACGTCGGCGAAAACAGCCTCCCATAGCCCCGCGAGCCCGGCGACGCCGAATATGAGGAATATCCCCTTCACGCCGAGAGCCATAACGACATTTTCCCAGACGATGGCGCGCGTCTTCTTCGCGATGCGCAGGAGGTCGGCCACCTTTGCCGGAGAGTCGTCCAGTATAACGGCGTCGGCTACCTCTACGGCCACCTGAGATCCGAAGCCTCCCATCGCGATGCCGGTTTCCGAGGTTACGAGCACGGGGCCGTCGTTGACGCCGTCTCCGACGTAGATCGTCTTCTTTGTGTCGCCGCGGCAGATATCCTTCAGCGCGTCGACCTTGTCGCCTGGCAGCAGATCTGCCTTGTATCCGTCGAGTTTTAGCTCCTTCGCTACGCTCTCCGCCGTATCCTCGCGGTCGCCCGTCAGCATATAGACGCCCTTGATGCCGAGCCTGCGCAGCTCCGCAACGGTCGCGGCCGCCTCCGGGCGGATGGAGTCGGCCACGGCCATCGAACCCATGTATCTGCCGTTTTTCATTACGTGCACTATGGTGCCGTGTTCGTCTATCTCCGGTACGGCAACGCCGAAATCTTCAAGCAGCGCGGCGTTGCCGGAGGCGACCGTATCCTCTCCGAGGCGGCAGACCATTCCCTTGCCGGGTATCTGCGTGATCGAAGCCCCCGGGGGAACGGCCCGTTCGCCGGCGGCGGCCATGATCGACTTCGCCACGGGGTGAGTGGAGCCGTTTTCCGCCAGCGCCGCCGTCTCTAGCAGCTCCGTTTCGCTCACACCTGGGGCCGGCAGGATCTTTGCGAGCTTGAAGCGCCCGTATGTGAGCGTGCCGGTCTTGTCAAATATGGCGATGTCGACGCTGCCGACGGCGTCAAATACATTGGCTCCTTTTACAAGAATGCCGTTTTTGGAGGCCGCGCCGATGCCCCCGAAGTAGCCCAGCGGTATCGAAATGACGAGCGCGCAGGGGCAGGAGATGACGAGCAGGACGAGCCCGCGGTAGATCCATTCATGCCACGTGCCGTATCCCGTGAGCGGGGGCAGCGTCATCACCGCGGCGGCGAGAAAGAATACCGCGGGGGTGTACCATTTGGAGAACCTTGTGATGAAGCGCTCAGTCGGCGATTTGCGCTCCACGGCGTTCTGCACCATCTCAAGCATCCGCGCGATCGTAGAATCCTCGAACGGCCCCGCCGCCTCGACGAGCAGCAGCCCGTCAAGCGACAATGTGCCTCCGTGCACCTCGCCGCCCGGGGATGCCGTGGTGGGCATCGATTCCCCGGTGATCGCCGAGGCGTCTATCTGCGAGACGCCGCTTATCACATGGCCGTCTATCGGGATTATTTCTCCGGGAAGCACCTGCACGACGTCTCCCTTTACGATTTCCTTAGGGTCCCGTTCAACGATCCTGCCGCCCGCGACGATGCGCGCCGTCAGCGGTTTTTGCGCGAGCAGGGCCTTTATCGAGCGGCGGGAGTTGGAGGAGGCGCGTTCCTGAAAGGCCTCGCCGAGCCGGTAAAAGAGCATCACCCCGACCGCCTCCGACATTTCGCCGATGGCGACGGCGGCGAGCGTCGCGCCTCCCATCAACGTGAACTCGTTGAAGACGTCTCCCTTGAAGAGGGCTTTGAGGGCTGTTTTCAGAACGGGAACGCCGGTCGCGAGATAGAGGGCGATAAAGACGGCGCTGAAAAGCCATTCCGGCATTATCTCCGGCGCGAGCTCCTCCAGCACGAGCGCGGCCAGAAATATCGCTCCCGCCGCGGCGAGGAATGTTATCTCGCGGCGGAACGACGCCCGCTGTTCCCTCTCATCAACCTCGTTCTCGCTGAATATGTCGTCAAGCGCATGGCATGAGGCGCAGCCGCAGCCGCTGTCGTGCCCGTGGACATGATGGGCCGTGTTTTCATGGCGGCCGCCGCACTCAGGGTCCCGGCAGTCATGCCCGCAGCATTCGTGGTCGTGTTCGTGATGATGTTCGTGGTTCATACTCTGTCCCCGTCTCCTGTGAAAAGGGCCGCCTCCCGGCGGCCCCGCGGATTTTATGCAAATTCTATCGTATCTCCGGCCTTGACCTTGCCGCCTTTTATCACCTTGGTGAAGATGCCCTTTTTCGGCATTATGCACTCGCCGGTCTGCTTGAAGACTTCGCAGTGAGAGTGGCATTCCTTGCCGATCTGCGATACCTCGAGCAGCGTCTCGCCGACCTTGAGCATATCGCCGATCTTGAGCTGTCCCAGGTCGAAGCCCTCGGTGGTAAGGTTCTCGGCGAAGCTGCCCGGCACGAGATTCGGCAGCTTTGCCATCATCGTGCGGATATCTTCCATCGAGATCAGGCTCACCTGGCGGTGCATGAAGCCCGCGTGGGCGTCGCCCTCCAGGCCGATCCCCTCGATGAGTCTGCCTTCGCCGATCTCATGCTTTATCATGCCCTTTTGCGGGGCGCTGCATACCGCGATTATCCTGCCTTTTTTATTCTGCAACACGGTGATCCTCGCCTACAAAACGCTCTTCTTCCTCTTCCTCGTGTCCGCCGCAGGCGCCGCCGCAAGCCGTGCAGTTGCCCGGGAACGAGAGCCCCTCGGGCAGCTTTCCGTCCCGGCGCAGATAATAGTCGGCCACCGCCGCCTGGATGCCTTCCTGCGCGAGCAGGGAACAGTGAAGCTTGACGGGAGGCAGTCCGCCGAGAGCCTCCGCGACGTCTTTGTTGTTTATCTTCAGGGCCTCGGCGATCGTCTTGCCCTTCGCGAGTTCCGTCACCATCGAGCTGGTGGCGATCGCCGCCGCGCAGCCGAAGGTCTCGAACCTGATATCCTCTATCACCTCGGTCCCGGGGTCGATCTTCAGATAAATCTTCATTACGTCTCCGCAGGTGGGATTGCCGACCTCGCCGATCGCGTTCGCGTCGTCTAGTTTGCCTGCGTTGCGCGGATTCATGAAATAATCTACCACTTTCTGGTTGTACATGACCTCATCTCCTATCCGGGTTACTTTTTATAAAAGGGAGACATCGCGCGGAGCTTCTCCACGATCGCGGGGAATTTCTCAAGCACATAGTCGATATCTTCTTTTGTAGTATCATGGCTCATCGTCAGGCGTACCGAACCGTGGGCCGTGGTGTGGTCAAGCCCCAGCGCGAGCAGCACGTAGCTCGGCTCAAGGCTGCCGGAGGTGCAGGCGGAACCGCTTGAGGCGGCGATCCCAGCCGCGTCGAGCAGCAGCAGCATCCCCTCGCCCTCGATATACTTGATCGTAAAACTGGTATGGAAGGGCAGCCTGTCGTCGCCCACAGCCCCCGTAAGATGTGACTCCGGTATCCTCGAAAGGACGCCGTCGATGAAATAATCGCGCAGCCGCGCAAGCTTCTTGTCGTCGCCGCGCGCGAGGCGCTCCTTTGCGATCTCCGCCGCCACGCCGAAGCCGACGATCCCCGGAACGTTTTCCGTGCCGGAGCGGAGGCCGAACTCCTGGCCGCCGCCGTGGAGGGTCGGTATCAGCTTGATGCCTTTGCGGACATAGAGAGCGCCGAGCCCCTTAGGGCCGTACATCTTATGCGCCGCCATCGTCATCATGTCGACCGGAAGCTGCTGGATGTCGATCATGATATGTCCCGCCGCCTGTACGCCGTCGACGTGGAACATCACGCCGCGGCGGCGGCATACCTCGCCGAGCTCTTTTACCGGCTGGATCGTGCCGATCTCGTTGTTGGCGAACATGATCGTCGCCAGTATCGTCTCGGGGCGGATCGCCGCTTCCAGGTCGGCGGGGGAGACCATCCCTTTATCGTCGACGGGGAGTATCGTATATTCAAAGCCCATCTTTCCCAGCCATTTAACGGTGTCGAGGATGGCGTGATGCTCGACGGCGCTGGTTATGATATGGTTTCCCCGCCCCTTTTCCTTCAGCGCCCAGGCCGCGCCTTTGATAGCCAGGTTGTCGGCTTCGCTGCCCGCGCCGGTGAAAATGATATCGGAGGGCTTCGCGTTGATCAGCGCCGCCACCTGCGCGCGCGCGTTATCCACCGCCGCGCGTGCCTCGCGTCCGAACTTGTGAAGGCTGTTGGGGTTGCCGTATTTCTCCGAGAAGTAGGGGAGCATCGCCTCCGTTACTCTTGGGTCCACCTTTGTCGTTGCCGAATTGTCGAGATATACTTCGCG
The window above is part of the Cloacibacillus evryensis DSM 19522 genome. Proteins encoded here:
- a CDS encoding glycyl-radical enzyme activating protein, which codes for MEKGNVAGTVLRIEKSSIHDGDGLRTVLFLKGCPLRCLWCSTPESQRGAPERGLAREKCTLCGRCVQACPHGALSKKDNKITHARDKCAGCLKCAAICPESAITPYGKTMTAAEAVKEIAKDEIFYFHSGGGLTVSGGEPLEQSGFVLEILRGCRERGIDCALETSFFAAWEKIEPLLPYISLLHVDIKHPDAEKHKKLIGVDNRLILENIGRADAFPHNFGIVVRTPLVPGINDADEDIAKLAGIVKRLKKLRFMEFLAYHRLGTETYKRLEIPYPLAEINTPDDSYMRRKAAIFKTAAGVEVRINGRIFE
- a CDS encoding aminotransferase class I/II-fold pyridoxal phosphate-dependent enzyme, with the protein product MRDFICDKIKKIKPSGIRRLFDIANEIPDVISLGVGEPDFDTPWHIREEGIYSLHKGRTFYTSNAGLIELREEIGRFMKRKYDLTYDPKHEMILTVGGSEAIDIALRAILNPGDEVIYPEPCFVSYEPCILLSDGVPVSIELSAATEFRLQPEQLEAAITPKTKALLISYPNNPTGAIMEREDLEKLVPIIVKHDLLVISDEIYSELSYKDRHVSIASLPGMLERTIVINGFSKSYAMTGWRLGFACGPAHIMEYMLKIHQFGIMSAPTMSQYAAISALKNGDRDICTMAESYNQRRRFLMEAFREMGLPCFEPYGAFYVFPDISEFGMGSEEFCTKLLEAENVAVVPGSAFGACGDRHVRISYAYSIEELKEAMARIARFVERLRMDK
- a CDS encoding Lrp/AsnC family transcriptional regulator; amino-acid sequence: MDSRHREEILRLLEQNARYTAKDIAVMLGMDVIEVKNEIEIMERERTICGYHALVDWDKTDDDKISALIELKVTPQRGEGFDRIAEKIYQYPEVESLYLMSGGYDFSVILKKATMKEIANFVSSRLAVIEEVQSTATHIVLVRYKDHGILLAAPKKDMRMVVTP
- a CDS encoding amidohydrolase → MAIPQNIKDEMRARRRDFHKYPESGWAEFRTTAIAAEILEKIGWKVRFAKDFIDPDEVMGYNVVPQKERTRAISQGADKKTLAKIGAYTGLAATLDTGRKGPVTVFRFDIDCVETEEAHDAEHLPEREGFSSVNPGWMHACGHDGHAAVGLALAEMLMRKKDGLRGKIRLLFQPAEEGVRGGYAMAMAGVADDADYFIAMHLGLGKPTGSVSGGTGGFLCSTKFDADFRGVGAHAGGEPERGKNALLAAAAAAVNMHAISPHSGGATRVNVGVLNAGEGRNVVPPNAHMKIETRGESAELAAYVYAKAKEVIYGAAQMYDVDVSISKQGETITAESDRKLAALIMSAAEGAEGVTLREEYRSMAGSDDACWLMRRVQEHGGLAAYVGIGASTAAGHHNNRFDFDEEAMPIALEVLLNSATLLNGTGGTPAVLDN
- a CDS encoding arsenate reductase family protein — translated: MLLLCYPQCTTCRKAKNWLEEHGVEYTERNIKTENPSAGEINSWRKLSAQALKKFFNTSGSSYKELGLSKRLPELSEDEQITLLAADGMLVKRPIAVTEDKVLIGFKAEEWEKELAR
- a CDS encoding Mrp/NBP35 family ATP-binding protein produces the protein MTQESCSHDCGSCEQKCAEAEKPDFSVPANPLSNVRRVIGIVSGKGGVGKSLVTSLLASAMQKRGNQCGILDADITGPSIPKMFGVETLASANESGLLPQQSKGGIDMMSVNLLVEDKATPVIWRGPAIAGVVKQFWSDVIWSYEDFLFVDMPPGTGDVPLTVFQSLPVDGIIIVSSPQELVSMIVEKALRMAKEMDIPILGIIENMSYIECPDCGKKIKIFGEGRTAETAAKYGIDFLGEIPLAPEIAALCDAGNIEYFSDACLDRAAAKLESLK
- a CDS encoding TOBE domain-containing protein; translation: MFLSARNQLKATVASVKQGAVNNEVSLRLEKGTMLTSIITSTSCENLGLKEGGEAYAVIKASNVMIGECGGGLRLSARNQLKGVVKAVIEGAVNCEVEVTLEGGEEVTSIITMASAKKLALAPGKAVSAIVKASDVMVGVKE
- a CDS encoding heavy metal translocating P-type ATPase is translated as MNHEHHHEHDHECCGHDCRDPECGGRHENTAHHVHGHDSGCGCASCHALDDIFSENEVDEREQRASFRREITFLAAAGAIFLAALVLEELAPEIMPEWLFSAVFIALYLATGVPVLKTALKALFKGDVFNEFTLMGGATLAAVAIGEMSEAVGVMLFYRLGEAFQERASSNSRRSIKALLAQKPLTARIVAGGRIVERDPKEIVKGDVVQVLPGEIIPIDGHVISGVSQIDASAITGESMPTTASPGGEVHGGTLSLDGLLLVEAAGPFEDSTIARMLEMVQNAVERKSPTERFITRFSKWYTPAVFFLAAAVMTLPPLTGYGTWHEWIYRGLVLLVISCPCALVISIPLGYFGGIGAASKNGILVKGANVFDAVGSVDIAIFDKTGTLTYGRFKLAKILPAPGVSETELLETAALAENGSTHPVAKSIMAAAGERAVPPGASITQIPGKGMVCRLGEDTVASGNAALLEDFGVAVPEIDEHGTIVHVMKNGRYMGSMAVADSIRPEAAATVAELRRLGIKGVYMLTGDREDTAESVAKELKLDGYKADLLPGDKVDALKDICRGDTKKTIYVGDGVNDGPVLVTSETGIAMGGFGSQVAVEVADAVILDDSPAKVADLLRIAKKTRAIVWENVVMALGVKGIFLIFGVAGLAGLWEAVFADVGVALLAILNSTRATRIK
- a CDS encoding MOSC domain-containing protein — encoded protein: MQNKKGRIIAVCSAPQKGMIKHEIGEGRLIEGIGLEGDAHAGFMHRQVSLISMEDIRTMMAKLPNLVPGSFAENLTTEGFDLGQLKIGDMLKVGETLLEVSQIGKECHSHCEVFKQTGECIMPKKGIFTKVIKGGKVKAGDTIEFA
- a CDS encoding iron-sulfur cluster assembly scaffold protein produces the protein MYNQKVVDYFMNPRNAGKLDDANAIGEVGNPTCGDVMKIYLKIDPGTEVIEDIRFETFGCAAAIATSSMVTELAKGKTIAEALKINNKDVAEALGGLPPVKLHCSLLAQEGIQAAVADYYLRRDGKLPEGLSFPGNCTACGGACGGHEEEEEERFVGEDHRVAE
- the nifS gene encoding cysteine desulfurase NifS, which encodes MAPREVYLDNSATTKVDPRVTEAMLPYFSEKYGNPNSLHKFGREARAAVDNARAQVAALINAKPSDIIFTGAGSEADNLAIKGAAWALKEKGRGNHIITSAVEHHAILDTVKWLGKMGFEYTILPVDDKGMVSPADLEAAIRPETILATIMFANNEIGTIQPVKELGEVCRRRGVMFHVDGVQAAGHIMIDIQQLPVDMMTMAAHKMYGPKGLGALYVRKGIKLIPTLHGGGQEFGLRSGTENVPGIVGFGVAAEIAKERLARGDDKKLARLRDYFIDGVLSRIPESHLTGAVGDDRLPFHTSFTIKYIEGEGMLLLLDAAGIAASSGSACTSGSLEPSYVLLALGLDHTTAHGSVRLTMSHDTTKEDIDYVLEKFPAIVEKLRAMSPFYKK